A region from the Saccharomonospora azurea NA-128 genome encodes:
- a CDS encoding sodium-dependent transporter has translation MHAEHREQWGSRAGFLMAAIGSAVGLGNIWRFPYVAYQNGGGAFLIPYLVALLTAGIPLLIMEYTLGHKYRATPPTAFLRLSRPAQAIGWWQVMICFVIAAYYAVIIAWSIMYTGFSFDKAWGDDPETFLFSDFLQASETPTVDLSFVGNILIPLLAVWIITLGVLAIGVRGGIERANKIFIPLLVVLFGVLVIRAITLPGATDGLNAFFEPDWSAITDGSVWVAAYGQIFFSLSIGFGIMITYSSYLRRRSDLSGSAMVAGFANSSFELLAGIGVFATIGFMAAQAGVPVNELATSGIGLAFVAFPEIISNMPGGEIFGVLFFASLTIAGLTSLISIVQVLIGSVADRTGLRRVPAVLIVGGLTALVSILLFPTTGGVHLLDVVDHFINQYGIVVAALVAVIVVSWVLRQLKPLEQHANATSAIKLGPLWRITLGVITPIMLGWMMWDSLQAELAENYEGYSDSFLLGAGWGVALGALVLGVLLSLVPWKRGRQVGDEAAEEVQR, from the coding sequence ATGCACGCTGAGCACCGTGAGCAATGGGGCTCCCGCGCCGGGTTTCTCATGGCCGCCATCGGCTCTGCCGTCGGCCTGGGCAACATCTGGCGCTTCCCGTACGTCGCCTACCAGAACGGGGGAGGCGCGTTCCTCATCCCGTATCTCGTCGCGCTGCTGACGGCGGGCATCCCGCTCCTGATCATGGAGTACACCCTCGGGCACAAGTACCGGGCCACACCGCCGACCGCGTTCCTGCGCCTGTCCCGACCCGCGCAGGCCATCGGCTGGTGGCAGGTCATGATCTGCTTCGTCATCGCCGCCTACTACGCGGTCATCATCGCGTGGTCGATCATGTACACGGGCTTCTCGTTCGACAAGGCCTGGGGCGACGACCCCGAGACGTTCCTCTTCTCGGACTTCCTGCAGGCCTCGGAGACGCCCACGGTGGACCTGTCCTTCGTGGGCAACATCCTGATCCCGCTCCTCGCGGTCTGGATCATCACGCTGGGCGTCCTGGCCATCGGGGTCCGCGGGGGCATCGAACGCGCGAACAAGATCTTCATCCCGTTGCTGGTCGTGTTGTTCGGCGTCCTCGTCATCCGGGCGATCACGCTTCCCGGTGCCACGGACGGCCTCAACGCGTTCTTCGAACCCGACTGGTCGGCCATCACCGACGGCAGCGTGTGGGTCGCGGCCTACGGGCAGATCTTCTTCTCGTTGTCGATCGGCTTCGGCATCATGATCACCTACTCGTCGTACCTGCGGCGGCGCTCCGACCTCAGCGGATCGGCCATGGTCGCGGGCTTCGCCAACAGCTCCTTCGAGCTGCTGGCCGGCATCGGGGTGTTCGCCACGATCGGCTTCATGGCGGCCCAAGCCGGTGTGCCGGTGAACGAGCTGGCGACCAGCGGCATCGGCCTCGCGTTCGTCGCTTTCCCGGAGATCATCTCCAACATGCCCGGCGGCGAGATCTTCGGCGTGCTGTTCTTCGCCTCGCTCACCATCGCCGGACTGACCTCGCTCATCAGCATCGTCCAGGTCCTGATCGGCTCGGTGGCCGACCGGACTGGCCTGCGGCGGGTGCCCGCCGTGCTCATCGTCGGCGGGCTGACCGCGCTCGTGTCGATTCTGCTGTTCCCCACCACGGGCGGGGTGCACCTGCTGGACGTGGTCGACCACTTCATCAACCAGTACGGCATCGTCGTCGCGGCGCTCGTCGCGGTGATCGTGGTGTCCTGGGTGTTGCGCCAGCTCAAGCCGCTGGAGCAGCACGCCAACGCCACGTCCGCGATCAAGCTGGGGCCGCTGTGGCGGATCACGCTCGGCGTGATCACCCCGATCATGCTCGGCTGGATGATGTGGGACAGCCTCCAGGCGGAGCTGGCCGAGAACTACGAGGGCTACTCCGACTCGTTCCTGCTCGGCGCGGGTTGGGGTGTGGCGTTGGGCGCGCTCGTGCTCGGCGTCCTGCTGTCGCTGGTGCCGTGGAAGCGCGGGCGGCAGGTCGGTGACGAGGCGGCAGAGGAGGTGCAGCGCTGA